A window of the Henckelia pumila isolate YLH828 chromosome 3, ASM3356847v2, whole genome shotgun sequence genome harbors these coding sequences:
- the LOC140887421 gene encoding sulfate transporter 3.1-like: MVGADYTYPSPDNDYILDPLGSHRAAVPPPQPFVKSLKNTLKETFFPDDPLRQFKNQPPRKKLTLGLQYIFPILEWGPHYTLELFKSDLIAGITIASLAIPQGISYAKLANLPPILGLYSSFVPPLIYAVMGSSRDVAVGTVAVGSLLTASMLSTVVNANENPTLYLHLAFTATFFAGLFEASLGIFRLGFIVDFLSHATIVGFMGGAATVVSLQQLKGILGLSHFTHSTDVIDVIRSVFSQIHQWKWESAVLGFAFLFYLLLSRYFSKKKPNLFWISAMAPLTSVILGSFLVYLTHAEKHGVQVIGHLKKGINPPSIMDLNFDSQYLPTTIKTGIVTGIIALAEGIAVGRSFAMFKNYNIDGNKEMIAFGMMNIAGSCTSCYLATGPFSRSAVNFNAGCKTAVSNIVMAFAVMLTLLFLIPLFHYTPIVVLSSIIIAAMLGLIDYEAAIHLWKIDKFDFVVCMSAYLGVVFASIEVGLVMAIGLSILRVLLFVARPKTFVLGNVPNSKVYRNVEQYSNTSRVPGVLILEIDAPIYFANASYLRERISRWIDDEEERIKSSGETGLQYIILDMSAVGNIDTSGISMLDELKKIVDRRGLKLALANPGAEVMKKLNKSKFLETIGQDWVFLTVEEAVGACNYMLHMTCKPIMAPDQAGSYSSNV, encoded by the exons ATGGTTGGGGCCGATTATACCTATCCGTCACCGGACAACGACTACATCCTCGACCCATTAGGGAGCCACCGTGCCGCGGTTCCTCCACCGCAACCTTTCGTAAAGTCGTTAAAGAACACTCTGAAAGAAACGTTCTTCCCCGACGACCCCCTCCGCCAGTTCAAAAACCAGCCACCGCGGAAGAAGCTAACATTAGGGTTACAGTACATCTTTCCGATACTCGAGTGGGGACCTCATTACACGTTGGAGTTGTTTAAATCTGATCTTATTGCCGGAATCACCATAGCCAGCCTCGCCATTCCTCAAGGGATTAGTTACGCCAAGCTTGCTAACTTGCCTCCAATTCTTGGCCTTT ATTCGAGCTTTGTTCCGCCATTAATTTATGCTGTGATGGGGAGTTCGAGAGATGTAGCAGTGGGGACTGTGGCAGTGGGATCACTGCTCACAGCTTCCATGTTGAGCACTGTGGTGAATGCAAACGAGAATCCGACGCTCTATCTTCATCTTGCTTTCACTGCTACTTTCTTCGCGGGGCTTTTCGAAGCTTCTTTAGGCATTTTCAG ACTAGGGTTTATAGTGGACTTCCTGTCGCATGCAACGATAGTAGGATTCATGGGCGGAGCCGCGACGGTGGTGAGCCTCCAGCAGTTGAAAGGGATACTTGGATTGTCCCATTTCACTCATTCCACGGATGTTATCGACGTTATACGCTCGGTTTTTAGCCAGATTCATCAG TGGAAATGGGAGAGTGCTGTTCTTGGATTTGCTTTCCTTTTCTACCTCTTGCTATCCAGATACTTC AGCAAAAAGAAGCCAAATCTGTTCTGGATTTCAGCAATGGCTCCATTGACGTCTGTGATATTGGGAAGTTTTCTTGTATACCTCACCCATGCTGAGAAGCATGGGGTCCAAGTG ATTGGACACTTGAAGAAAGGAATAAATCCACCATCAATAATGGATCTAAACTTCGATTCACAGTATCTTCCAACAACTATTAAAACCGGAATCGTCACCGGCATCATCGCCCTCGCT GAGGGAATAGCAGTGGGCAGAAGCTTTGCAATGTTCAAGAATTACAACATTGATGGAAACAAAGAGATGATTGCTTTTGGAATGATGAATATTGCTGGCTCTTGCACTTCTTGTTACCTCGCTACAG GCCCGTTTTCCCGCTCCGCCGTCAACTTCAACGCCGGATGTAAAACCGCGGTTTCGAACATCGTCATGGCATTTGCTGTCATGTTAACGCTCTTGTTCCTAATCCCATTGTTCCATTACACGCCGATAGTGGTCCTTTCCTCCATCATCATCGCCGCCATGCTTGGCCTCATCGACTACGAAGCCGCCATCCATCTGTGGAAGATCGACAAATTCGACTTTGTTGTGTGCATGAGTGCGTACCTTGGCGTAGTCTTCGCCAGCATCGAAGTTGGCTTAGTCATGGCC ATTGGACTGTCTATTTTGAGAGTACTGCTGTTTGTTGCAAGACCAAAGACATTTGTTCTAGGTAATGTTCCAAACTCCAAGGTTTACAGAAATGTGGAGCAGTATTCGAATACCAGCAGAGTTCCCGGAGTTCTGATTCTTGAAATTGATGCGCCCATTTATTTTGCCAACGCAAGCTACTTGAGAGAAAG AATATCGAGATGGATAGATGATGAGGAAGAGCGAATAAAGTCGTCGGGAGAAACGGGATTGCAGTATATTATACTCGACATGAGTG CTGTCGGAAACATCGATACAAGTGGAATCAGCATGCTCGACGAGCTAAAGAAGATCGTCGATCGAAGAGGGCTCAAG CTGGCACTGGCCAACCCGGGAGCTGAGGTGATGAAGAAGCTAAACAAGTCGAAATTCCTCGAAACGATAG
- the LOC140891900 gene encoding uncharacterized protein, with translation MEEESQQKLEAEVAPALISVHPAHKSISVSVGSDIRVFNLEERCGVTLVDENGGHKDSIRAIRYSVNGEIFVSAGDDKLVKIWDTGSWHCVCSVISEKRVTAVAITDDGTFVCFADKFGAVYVLDIGDCDKNSSSPVHKRAVPILSHYCSIITRLEISPDGRYIVSADRDFKIRVTVFPKNPLTGAHEIQSFCLGHTEFVSCLAFVTPSDYERGFLVSGSGDSTVRLWDHASGSLLDTCEIGAKAGLLHSDGREDEILPAVTDICATSNGSLLAVAIQSLPGVMLLRCNHLTRTLTMIKVVSVEGETFIPTSMGVSSLSPVLWMVMGASSLHASDSESLVRLRAISGFIANNTEHETLVLEDADLPGGEALLKTLQRKLSMGKEAFVMASEAVKTATRNLLIKKNYSAERRELRKRGRNDKKGQTTAE, from the exons ATGGAGGAAGAAAGCCAGCAGAAGCTGGAAGCTGAGGTTGCTCCAGCCCTTATTTCAGTACATCCGGCCCATAAATCGATATCCGTATCCGTCGGGTCGGATATCCGGGTTTTCAATCTTGA agAACGCTGTGGAGTTACGCTGGTTGATGAAAATGGTGGGCATAAGGATTCGATTCGGGCAATTCGTTATAGCGTAAATGGGGAGATTTTTGTGTCAGCTGGAGATGATAAGCTAGTCAAAATCTGGGATACTGGTTCTTGGCATTGTGTTTGTTCCGT GATTTCAGAAAAAAGAGTGACTGCTGTTGCGATCACCGATGATGGGACTTTTGTGTGTTTCGCGGACAAGTTTGGCGCCGTCTATGTTTTGGACATTGGAGACTGTGACAAAAATAGTTCGTCTCCAGTTCACAAGAGGGCGGTTCCCATTCTTTCTCATTACTGCAGCATAATTACCAGACTG GAGATTTCACCAGATGGACGATACATTGTTAGTGCTGACCGAGACTTCAAAATACGT GTCACTGTGTTTCCCAAGAATCCCCTGACTGGAGCTCATGAAATACAAAGTTTTTGCCTTGGTCATACAGA ATTTGTTTCCTGCCTAGCATTTGTCACCCCTTCGGATTATGAACGGGGATTTTTGGTCTCTGGAAGTGGTGATTCAACG GTTCGCTTGTGGGATCATGCCTCTGGTTCGCTTCTTGATACCTGTGAAATAGGCGCTAAG GCAGGACTTCTACATTCTGATGGAAGAGAAGATGAGATATTGCCTGCTGTTACAGATATATGTGCAACTTCCAATGGTTCACTACTAGCAGTAGCCATTCAGAG CTTGCCAGGCGTAATGCTGTTACGATGCAACCACCTTACCCGGACCCTCACTATGATCAAA gTGGTTTCTGTTGAAGGAGAGACGTTTATTCCAACTAGTATGGGTGTGTCGTCTTTGTCCCCCGTGTTATGGATGGTAATGGGTGCATCCAGTTTACACGCGAGTGATTCTGAATCTTTGGTTCGTTTGAGGGCAATTTCTGGCTTCATTGCAAACAACACGGAACATGAAACCCTTGTCTTAGAAGATGCTGATCTACCTGGAGGAGAGGCATTGCTTAAAACACTGCAACGCAAGTTATCAATGGGAAAAGAAGCTTTCGTAATGGCTTCCGAGGCAGTAAAAACAGCAACACGGAACTTGTTAATCAAGAAAAATTACTCAGCAGAGAGACGGGAGTTAAGAAAGCGAGGTAGAAATGATAAGAAGGGTCAAACAACAGCTGAGTGA
- the LOC140892501 gene encoding uncharacterized protein, translated as MKVYPVPRKHNIALRYDVASVLALANSCRQKKLRRLPHIFEKVLELPFHPDADVSIEETSEALRFIAATDEISGDIRADAVEICPGVTKIVVRGNGVVDLSGTELEIDLWRFRLPASTRPELVSAAYNGGELVVTVPKEAEEEEEDGGGDIGGGRLVFVQ; from the coding sequence ATGAAGGTTTACCCCGTACCAAGAAAGCACAACATCGCGCTGCGATACGATGTTGCATCAGTACTCGCCCTTGCTAATAGCTGCCGACAGAAGAAGCTGCGGCGGCTGCCCCACATATTCGAGAAGGTTCTGGAGCTGCCCTTTCACCCAGATGCCGACGTGTCGATCGAAGAAACCTCCGAGGCCCTCCGATTCATCGCCGCCACGGATGAGATCAGCGGTGACATCAGGGCCGATGCCGTTGAGATCTGCCCTGGAGTTACTAAGATTGTTGTAAGGGGAAACGGCGTCGTTGACTTGTCGGGTACTGAGTTGGAGATCGATTTGTGGCGGTTCCGGCTCCCCGCTTCGACCCGTCCGGAGCTCGTCTCCGCCGCTTATAACGGCGGCGAGCTGGTGGTGACGGTCCCGAAAGAGGcggaggaggaagaagaagatggcGGCGGGGATATTGGAGGTGGGAGGCTTGTTTTTGTACAGTAA
- the LOC140892494 gene encoding uncharacterized protein yields the protein MDLSCMEDAIDLFQLQYSDLVQLSADEVPESPGERRRLNLISDRIMHEIGPDGPGLLSVIGVPKARLLRQSLLPLARKLSLLSNDDRKRILKEYNLGSDVPLKNLDRIVSSFSMQMKYDVGFTGKFCASMAAEADGSEFSNLGLAFRDLGSCMMELGLLLSRVCDKKLGGCELEHSLLQCGTAKSRLIHYHSILDNVIIKEKCRGKGRSAIDRLNPRIDDESDLWQKWHYDYGIFTILTAPMFMLLDGSDAEECDSPTGHTYLQILHPRKRRVLSVKAAEGSFIVQVGESADVLSKGKLRATLHCVSRPAKIDDLSRETFVVFLQPAWNKIFSLKEYPVGDQNLESDCEGTGGADHEPDELIQNISGMVPPLSSRLKDGMTFADFAKETTRKYYGGSGLQTSR from the exons ATGGATCTTTCATGTATGGAAGATGCCATTGATCTCTTCCAACTTCAGTACTCCGATCTCGTACAGTTATCGGCCGATGAAGTTCCGGAATCTCCCGGCGAAAGACGCCGGCTAAACTTAATCTCTGATCGAATAATGCATGAAATCGGGCCCGATGGGCCCGGATTGCTCTCCGTAATTGGCGTACCCAAAGCCCGACTACTCCGCCAGTCGCTGCTCCCTTTGGCGCGAAAGCTCTCCCTTCTCAGTAACGATGATCGGAAACGGATTCTCAAG GAGTATAATCTGGGAAGTGATGTGCCGCTAAAGAATTTGGATAGAATCGTATCATCTTTTTCCATGCAAATGAAGTATGATGTAGGATTTACTGGTAAATTTTGTGCGTCAATGGCAGCTGAGGCTGATGGTTCAGAATTTAGTAATCTAGGGCTTGCGTTTCGAGACCTAGGTTCTTGTATGATGGAATTAGGGCTTCTTCTTTCTCGAGTTTGCGACAAAAAACTTGGTGGGTGCGAGCTAGAGCATAGCTTATTGCAATGTGGCACGGCTAAATCCCGTCTAATACATTATCATTCAATTCTGGACAATGTGATTATCAAAGAAAAATGTAGGGGAAAAGGTCGTTCTGCCATTGATAGACTTAATCCCAGGATTGACGATGAATCGGATTTGTGGCAGAAGTGGCATTATGATTATGGCATCTTCACCATTTTGACAGCTCCAATGTTTATGTTATTAGATGGAAGTGATGCCGAAGAATGTGACTCTCCAACAGGCCACACATATTTGCAAATTCTTCATCCGAGGAAGAGGCGCGTCCTTTCGGTGAAAGCTGCTGAAGGGAGTTTCATTGTTCAGGTGGGAGAATCCGCGGATGTGTTATCAAAAGGGAAGCTTCGAGCAACGCTTCATTGTGTTTCTAGACCAGCTAAGATAGACGATTTGAGCAGGGAGACTTTCGTCGTGTTTTTGCAGCCAGCATGGAACAAGATTTTTTCCCTTAAAGAATACCCGGTTGGAGATCAGAATCTAGAGTCAGATTGTGAGGGAACAGGAGGTGCTGATCATGAACCGGATGAATTGATTCAAAATATCAGTGGAATGGTTCCACCACTATCGTCGCGGTTGAAGGATGGGATGACCTTTGCTGATTTTGCGAAAGAAACAACGAGGAAGTATTATGGTGGCAGTGGATTGCAAACAAGCAGATAA